A stretch of Lactuca sativa cultivar Salinas chromosome 6, Lsat_Salinas_v11, whole genome shotgun sequence DNA encodes these proteins:
- the LOC111893074 gene encoding uncharacterized protein LOC111893074 isoform X1, producing the protein MWGLRNVGEIVNVQEVYAGYPNIFSIELHHGGSFTKFPNIRYINGQVRYFDVVDIDEFSVHELDLMMRELGYDGTEIMYYHFRLPNEGFDFGLRALGNDDDVRNLSRYVTHHNKMIKVYTEHGQTNLLTYFMSPTGPRRVIIEDMEKQDSIRPSSPVVAHEVVTPIQIDVGEGDLGLALTLYKSATPEFTRSKGWKHSKGASSCSTKLNLDWEGAEKTMASGEVDKGKGVEGFVDEFVVVDAEKELNKEIYVNEELDVNKSNGEGVEGFADEGYRVVMDNDPQGVNEFSTNINIDDELMTNFQPFEDQDSIPFNGFEGQDNIPFNDEWRQEEPDDIDFENQNSEDEDSDFMIDEDNIIEDVDVDMEDFNLNIDTEAEFNGCQRMGGQRNEDSDEEDDLEVIDNDEWDSLSEDSGDNRKRREMIKELGKQTLCSAGEVHKVAFHIGQKYKAKKELKDKIDLHALETRRNISFTKNDKSRLTAVCDGTVVLNASGVGGPTSGKKVKGKDVNSDKVKCTWKLHASRSSEQDYWFIKTYNQKHICLQTRKIRSCTATFLSKRIMDQIEANPGLPVRALQEQLQSTYGVSISEEKAFRARALATKNVAGDYVKQYAALRDYVLELQKTNEGTTVKIDVVSEPVVSSPTRQFRRIYVCLGPLKKGFKAGLREFLGLDGAFMKGPFPGQILSAVGVDSNNGTYPLAYAVVESENTSSWKWFLQCLAEDLELYSNSNFTFISDRQKGLLPAIEQLFPNAEHRFCIRHIYQNMRIRFKTTEYKEYFWRCATATTIPEFEAVMVELRNYDIEAYQWLLKIPPHHWARSHFSGRAISDMLLNNLCEVFNSKLVKGRDKPIISCLEFIREYLMKRVCNVMKVLNKCQGPLTPTGTRILESNTTLASKYHARWNGGQKYQVKGPWNDQHVVDMEKRECSCRKWELTGIPCKHAIASLNEMADNNEKVGELYTYVHKVYWLDTWKEMYSFKVEPIKGRAMWPKSDCPTTLVPPPHNKAIGRPKKKRRITAEERIEIQQRKRQANSQSQNDNETQSLSRKFLTVTCSKCKQKGHNARTCKAKDGN; encoded by the exons ATGTGGGGACTTAGAAATGTTGGAGAGATTGTCAACGTTCAAGAAGTTTATG CTGGTTACCCCAACATATTCTCTATTGAACTTCATCACGGAGGGAGTTTCACAAAGTTTCCAAATATCAGGTATATTAATGGCCAAGTAAGGTACTTTGATGTTGTCGACATTGATGAATTTTCTGTTCATGAACTAGACTTGATGATGAGAGAATTAGGGTATGATGGTACTGAAATCATGTATTACCATTTCCGTTTGCCTAATGAAGGATTTGACTTTGGACTCCGAGCATTAGGTAACGATGATGATGTGCGTAATCTCTCACGGTATGTTACCCATCATAACAAAATGATTAAAGTGTACACAGAGCATGGTCAAACGAACTTGCTTACATATTTTATGTCCCCAACTGGTCCAAGAAGGGTTATAATAGAAGACATGGAGAAGCAGGATTCCATTAGACCCTCATCACCTGTAGTTGCTCATGAAGTGGTAACTCCAATCCAAATTGATGTTGGTGAGGGTGATTTAGGGTTAGCATTAACCTTATACAAATCAGCAACACCTGAATTTACTAGGTCTAAAGGTTGGAAACATAGTAAAGGGGCATCGTCTTGTAGTACAAAGCTTAACTTGGATTGGGAAGGTGCTGAAAAAACAATGGCAAGTGGTGAAGTTGATAAGGGTAAGGGTGTAGAAGGATTTGTAGATGAATTTGTTGTAGTTGATGCAGAAAAAGAGTTAAACAAAGAGATTTATGTGAATGAAGAACTTGATGTGAACAAATCCAATGGTGAGGGTGTAGAAGGATTTGCAGATGAGGGGTATAGAGTTGTCATGGATAATGATCCTCAAGGAGTCAATGAATTTTCAACTAACATCAACATAGATGATGAGTTAATGACAAACTTCCAACCTTTTGAAGACCAAGATAGCATCCCATTTAATGGGTTTGAAGGCCAAGATAACATTCCTTTCAACGATGAGTGGAGACAAGAGGAGCCTGATGACATTGATTTTGAGAATCAAAACAGTGAAGATGAAGATAGTGACTTTATGATTGATGAGGACAACATAATTGAAGATGTTGACGTTGACATGGAGGATTTCAACCTAAATATTGATACAGAAGCAGAGTTCAATGGATGTCAAAGAATGGGtggtcaaagaaatgaagatagtgatgaagaagatgatttgGAGGTAATTGACAATGACGAGTGGGATTCATTAAGTGAGGACTCAGGGGACAACAGGAAAAGAAGAGAAATGATCAAAGAGCTGGGGAAACAAACCTTATGTTCTGCTGGTGAGGTGCACAAGGTAGCTTTTCATATTGGGCAGAAATATAAAGCCAAGAAAGAATTGAAAGACAAAATTGACCTGCATGCTTTAGAGACAAGGAGGAATATCTCATTCACAAAAAACGACAAGAGTAGATTGACAGCTGTTTGTGATGGAACTGTAGTTTTAAATGCAAGTGGGGTAGGTGGACCTACCTCTGGGAAAAAGGTAAAGGGTAAAGATGTAAACTCAGATAAAGTTAAATGCACATGGAAACTTCATGCATCTAGGTCAAGTGAACAGGACTATTGGTTTATTAAGACCTATAATCAGAAACACATCTGCCTCCAAACACGAAAAATTAGATCTTGCACAGCAACATTTCTTTCCAAACGTATTATGGATCAGATTGAAGCTAATCCTGGACTGCCTGTTCGTGCCCTACAAGAGCAACTCCAATCAACTTATGGAGTTAGTATTTCAGAAGAGAAAGCATTTAGGGCAAGAGCATTAGCCACCAAAAATGTTGCAGGGGATTACGTAAAGCAATATGCAGCTTTGAGAGACTATGTACTAGAGCTACAAAAGACAAATGAAGGTACAACTGTAAAGATTGATGTGGTTTCAGAACCTGTGGTTTCATCCCCAACCAGGCAATTCAGAAGGATATATGTGTGTTTAGGTCCTTTGAAGAAAGGTTTTAAGGCAGGTTTGAGAGAATTTTTAGGCTTAGATGGAGCCTTCATGAAGGGACCTTTCCCAGGTCAAATACTAAGTGCAGTTGGTGTTGATTCCAACAATGGAACCTACCCATTGGCATATGCTGTTGTTGAAAGTGAAAACACTTCAAGTTGGAAATGGTTTCTTCAGTGTCTTGCAGAAGATCTTGAGTTGTATTCAAATTCCAACTTCACCTTTATCAGTGATAGACAGAAG GGTCTTCTACCAGCCATAGAACAATTGTTCCCTAATGCAGAACACAGGTTCTGTATTAGACACATATACCAGAACATGAGGATCAGATTTAAGACTACAGAATACAAGGAGTATTTTTGGAGGTGTGCTACAGCCACCACCATACCAGAGTTTGAAGCTGTAATGGTAGAGCTAAGGAATTATGACATAGAAGCATATCAGTGGCTCTTGAAAATCCCTCCACATCATTGGGCTAGAAGTCATTTTTCAG GAAGGGCAATTTCAGACATGTTATTGAATAACCTTTGTGAAGTGTTCAATAGCAAACTTGTTAAAGGGAGAGACAAACCCATTATCAGTTGTTTGGAGTTCATCAGAGAGTACCTTATGAAGAGAGTATGCAATGTGATGAAGGTGTTAAACAAGTGTCAAGGTCCATTAACTCCAACTGGTACTAGGATTTTGGAATCAAACACAACACTAGCTAGTAAGTATCATGCACGATGGAATGGGGGACAAAAGTATCAGGTTAAAGGTCCATGGAATGATCAACATGTGGTGGACATGGAGAAAAGGGAGTGTAGTTGTAGAAAGTGGGAGCTTACTGGAATTCCTTGCAAACATGCAATTGCAAGCCTAAATGAAATGGCAGACAATAATGAAAAGGTGGGAGAACTATACACCTATGTGCATAAGGTGTATTGGCTTGATACATGGAAAGAGATGTACTCCTTCAAGGTGGAGCCTATCAAAGGTAGAGCCATGTGGCCTAAGAGTGACTGCCCAACAACTCTTGTGCCTCCACCACACAACAAAGCTATAGGCAGGCCAAAAAAGAAAAGAAGGATTACAGCAGAGGAAAGGATTGAAATCCAGCAACGTAAGAGGCAAGCAAACAGTCAAAGTCAAAATGATAATGAAACTCAATCACTGAGCAGGAAGTTTTTGACTGTGACATGTAGTAAGTGTAAGCAAAAGGGTCACAATGCCAGGACCTGCAAGGCCAAAGATGGGAATTGA
- the LOC111893074 gene encoding uncharacterized protein LOC111893074 isoform X5: protein MLERLSTFKKFMLVTPTYSLLNFITEGVSQSFQISGFDFGLRALGNDDDVRNLSRVIIEDMEKQDSIRPSSPVVAHEVVTPIQIDVGEGDLGLALTLYKSATPEFTRSKGWKHSKGASSCSTKLNLDWEGAEKTMASGEVDKGKGVEGFVDEFVVVDAEKELNKEIYVNEELDVNKSNGEGVEGFADEGYRVVMDNDPQGVNEFSTNINIDDELMTNFQPFEDQDSIPFNGFEGQDNIPFNDEWRQEEPDDIDFENQNSEDEDSDFMIDEDNIIEDVDVDMEDFNLNIDTEAEFNGCQRMGGQRNEDSDEEDDLEVIDNDEWDSLSEDSGDNRKRREMIKELGKQTLCSAGEVHKVAFHIGQKYKAKKELKDKIDLHALETRRNISFTKNDKSRLTAVCDGTVVLNASGVGGPTSGKKVKGKDVNSDKVKCTWKLHASRSSEQDYWFIKTYNQKHICLQTRKIRSCTATFLSKRIMDQIEANPGLPVRALQEQLQSTYGVSISEEKAFRARALATKNVAGDYVKQYAALRDYVLELQKTNEGTTVKIDVVSEPVVSSPTRQFRRIYVCLGPLKKGFKAGLREFLGLDGAFMKGPFPGQILSAVGVDSNNGTYPLAYAVVESENTSSWKWFLQCLAEDLELYSNSNFTFISDRQKGLLPAIEQLFPNAEHRFCIRHIYQNMRIRFKTTEYKEYFWRCATATTIPEFEAVMVELRNYDIEAYQWLLKIPPHHWARSHFSGRAISDMLLNNLCEVFNSKLVKGRDKPIISCLEFIREYLMKRVCNVMKVLNKCQGPLTPTGTRILESNTTLASKYHARWNGGQKYQVKGPWNDQHVVDMEKRECSCRKWELTGIPCKHAIASLNEMADNNEKVGELYTYVHKVYWLDTWKEMYSFKVEPIKGRAMWPKSDCPTTLVPPPHNKAIGRPKKKRRITAEERIEIQQRKRQANSQSQNDNETQSLSRKFLTVTCSKCKQKGHNARTCKAKDGN from the exons ATGTTGGAGAGATTGTCAACGTTCAAGAAGTTTATG CTGGTTACCCCAACATATTCTCTATTGAACTTCATCACGGAGGGAGTTTCACAAAGTTTCCAAATATCAG GATTTGACTTTGGACTCCGAGCATTAGGTAACGATGATGATGTGCGTAATCTCTCACG GGTTATAATAGAAGACATGGAGAAGCAGGATTCCATTAGACCCTCATCACCTGTAGTTGCTCATGAAGTGGTAACTCCAATCCAAATTGATGTTGGTGAGGGTGATTTAGGGTTAGCATTAACCTTATACAAATCAGCAACACCTGAATTTACTAGGTCTAAAGGTTGGAAACATAGTAAAGGGGCATCGTCTTGTAGTACAAAGCTTAACTTGGATTGGGAAGGTGCTGAAAAAACAATGGCAAGTGGTGAAGTTGATAAGGGTAAGGGTGTAGAAGGATTTGTAGATGAATTTGTTGTAGTTGATGCAGAAAAAGAGTTAAACAAAGAGATTTATGTGAATGAAGAACTTGATGTGAACAAATCCAATGGTGAGGGTGTAGAAGGATTTGCAGATGAGGGGTATAGAGTTGTCATGGATAATGATCCTCAAGGAGTCAATGAATTTTCAACTAACATCAACATAGATGATGAGTTAATGACAAACTTCCAACCTTTTGAAGACCAAGATAGCATCCCATTTAATGGGTTTGAAGGCCAAGATAACATTCCTTTCAACGATGAGTGGAGACAAGAGGAGCCTGATGACATTGATTTTGAGAATCAAAACAGTGAAGATGAAGATAGTGACTTTATGATTGATGAGGACAACATAATTGAAGATGTTGACGTTGACATGGAGGATTTCAACCTAAATATTGATACAGAAGCAGAGTTCAATGGATGTCAAAGAATGGGtggtcaaagaaatgaagatagtgatgaagaagatgatttgGAGGTAATTGACAATGACGAGTGGGATTCATTAAGTGAGGACTCAGGGGACAACAGGAAAAGAAGAGAAATGATCAAAGAGCTGGGGAAACAAACCTTATGTTCTGCTGGTGAGGTGCACAAGGTAGCTTTTCATATTGGGCAGAAATATAAAGCCAAGAAAGAATTGAAAGACAAAATTGACCTGCATGCTTTAGAGACAAGGAGGAATATCTCATTCACAAAAAACGACAAGAGTAGATTGACAGCTGTTTGTGATGGAACTGTAGTTTTAAATGCAAGTGGGGTAGGTGGACCTACCTCTGGGAAAAAGGTAAAGGGTAAAGATGTAAACTCAGATAAAGTTAAATGCACATGGAAACTTCATGCATCTAGGTCAAGTGAACAGGACTATTGGTTTATTAAGACCTATAATCAGAAACACATCTGCCTCCAAACACGAAAAATTAGATCTTGCACAGCAACATTTCTTTCCAAACGTATTATGGATCAGATTGAAGCTAATCCTGGACTGCCTGTTCGTGCCCTACAAGAGCAACTCCAATCAACTTATGGAGTTAGTATTTCAGAAGAGAAAGCATTTAGGGCAAGAGCATTAGCCACCAAAAATGTTGCAGGGGATTACGTAAAGCAATATGCAGCTTTGAGAGACTATGTACTAGAGCTACAAAAGACAAATGAAGGTACAACTGTAAAGATTGATGTGGTTTCAGAACCTGTGGTTTCATCCCCAACCAGGCAATTCAGAAGGATATATGTGTGTTTAGGTCCTTTGAAGAAAGGTTTTAAGGCAGGTTTGAGAGAATTTTTAGGCTTAGATGGAGCCTTCATGAAGGGACCTTTCCCAGGTCAAATACTAAGTGCAGTTGGTGTTGATTCCAACAATGGAACCTACCCATTGGCATATGCTGTTGTTGAAAGTGAAAACACTTCAAGTTGGAAATGGTTTCTTCAGTGTCTTGCAGAAGATCTTGAGTTGTATTCAAATTCCAACTTCACCTTTATCAGTGATAGACAGAAG GGTCTTCTACCAGCCATAGAACAATTGTTCCCTAATGCAGAACACAGGTTCTGTATTAGACACATATACCAGAACATGAGGATCAGATTTAAGACTACAGAATACAAGGAGTATTTTTGGAGGTGTGCTACAGCCACCACCATACCAGAGTTTGAAGCTGTAATGGTAGAGCTAAGGAATTATGACATAGAAGCATATCAGTGGCTCTTGAAAATCCCTCCACATCATTGGGCTAGAAGTCATTTTTCAG GAAGGGCAATTTCAGACATGTTATTGAATAACCTTTGTGAAGTGTTCAATAGCAAACTTGTTAAAGGGAGAGACAAACCCATTATCAGTTGTTTGGAGTTCATCAGAGAGTACCTTATGAAGAGAGTATGCAATGTGATGAAGGTGTTAAACAAGTGTCAAGGTCCATTAACTCCAACTGGTACTAGGATTTTGGAATCAAACACAACACTAGCTAGTAAGTATCATGCACGATGGAATGGGGGACAAAAGTATCAGGTTAAAGGTCCATGGAATGATCAACATGTGGTGGACATGGAGAAAAGGGAGTGTAGTTGTAGAAAGTGGGAGCTTACTGGAATTCCTTGCAAACATGCAATTGCAAGCCTAAATGAAATGGCAGACAATAATGAAAAGGTGGGAGAACTATACACCTATGTGCATAAGGTGTATTGGCTTGATACATGGAAAGAGATGTACTCCTTCAAGGTGGAGCCTATCAAAGGTAGAGCCATGTGGCCTAAGAGTGACTGCCCAACAACTCTTGTGCCTCCACCACACAACAAAGCTATAGGCAGGCCAAAAAAGAAAAGAAGGATTACAGCAGAGGAAAGGATTGAAATCCAGCAACGTAAGAGGCAAGCAAACAGTCAAAGTCAAAATGATAATGAAACTCAATCACTGAGCAGGAAGTTTTTGACTGTGACATGTAGTAAGTGTAAGCAAAAGGGTCACAATGCCAGGACCTGCAAGGCCAAAGATGGGAATTGA